Genomic window (Blastocatellia bacterium):
GGTTTGAACGCCTTCCACCCTGACGGCCGCGCCGCGCGAGCGGTCTTGCCACACGCGACAGCCGCGCGCGTCGGTGACGGCGAGCGCGCCGCCGAACCCATCCCACAGCGCCGGCTCGACCGAGCCGTATTCGGCTTCATTGATCTTGACCACGTCGGGCCGCGCCGCCGCCATCAGGCAGTTGGCCAGCGCCGCCTTCTCCGCGTCGAGCGAGATCAAGCCGACGCGCGGGCGCACGGCGGCGATCACCCGCGCATACAGCTCAACGGCCATCGCGCCGCGGCTCTCAATGATCGGCGGGTTGCCGGCCAGCAACAGCACGTCACTCTCAATGCGCGAGACAAATTCCAGCGCCGCCGCCAACGCGCTCTCGGCCCACATGGCGCGCGGACTGACGTTGAACTCGACGCGGTTCTCTTCCGAGGTCGCAGGGTCCGTGAGGTCTATGCAGAACCGCGCGCGGCTCTCGACGATCACGGGCCGCACGCGCACGCGGACGAGCGCGCCGGTTTGCAGGTCGTGGAGGTAGCGGCCTTCGGCGGAGTCCGGGCGAAAGACGACCAGCTCGGCTTCGACCGCGTCCGCGTCCGTGAGCAGCCGATCCAGAACGCGGGCCACGTTGGTCGCCTTGCCGCCGGCGTAGGTCGAGATGGCTTGCGGGCGCAGCTTCGCGCCGGCCTTGATCGTGATGGCGCGGCCGTCGCTCGCGACGTAGCCCTCGTCTGCGTCACGGCGGACATGAAAGATCGTGTCGGCGCACGGCGTGAATTCAAGGATGGTCATTCGCATAGTGATGCAGGGCGGCGAGCGTTGCCGAAAGAATTTCGCCCGCGTCAACGGCGCGCGACGGGTCAACCGCGATGATGTGAGACGCGGCGCTCCCCGTCGGCCGCCAGCGGTCGAGCATGCGCGGCGAGCTGTAGCCGGCAAAGACGGTGACGCCCGGCGTGCCGGCGGCGGCGGCGATGTGCTGGCCCGCCGAGTCGTAGCCGACGTAGAAGTCGCTCTGCGCGATCAGCGCCGCCAGCCTGCCGACGCCGCCGTCCCAGACCACAAGCCGCGTGTCGCGCATTCGATTTAAGGTTTCGACAAAATGGCTCTCCGTCAACTCGGACACGCTCGCGCCGGCTTCGCGTCGGGCGTAGGCGATGACGGCGTCGCCGCGTCGCGCCTCGTCCGCGCCCGCGCCTTTGTCGAGAATGACCGTAGCGCCATCTCGGATCATTTGCGCGACGAGCGATTGCTCGAACTCGTCACTGACGCGCTTGGCCGGGTTGCCGCCGACGCCGAAGTTGACCGTGACAAGAGGCCGCCCGCCGCTCTGTCGCAAACGCTTCGTCAACAGGCTCGCGGCCTGAATGTCGGCGGGGCGCAGGCTCACGCCCGGCAGCGTAGGCCGAGGCGCGTCGAAGACTTCGTCGAGCCAGGCGGCGGCCAGTTGACCGAGCGCGCGGTCAGTCGTCGCGCCATACTCGCGGCTCGGGAAGAAGAGGTAGTTCGCTTCGTGCTCGGTGAGCGGCAACAGGCCCAGTTGCGTGAGCCGCGAGTCTGTATCAACGATCAGCCATTCATCAGGCGACAGGCCGGCAGTCATTTCACGCGCCGCCTCGGTCACGGCCAACCAACTGAGCACGCGTTCGAGGGTTCTGCCGGCGCGGCGGTAATGAATCTCCTTGAACAGGACGCGCCGGTTGCCGCCGAAAAGCTCTGCGGCTTTGCGCCCGCCGACCAGAACGATCTCCGCGCCGGGGAACTCATGCTCCAGGCGACTGATGACGACGCTGGTGATGGCTACGTCCGCGCCCAGCGTCACGCGCGACAACACGACTACGCGCCGCACGCCCGCCGAGCGCGAGCGCCGGATAGTTCTCTTGCGGCGCAGCGATTCGGCGCGGCCGAGCAGCGCGGCTTCGTCGCGCAGCCCGAACCGATGCAGCGCCGCGTCCACCGCGCCGCCTCCGCCGAGCCGGCGACAGTGCTCGATGACTTGCGCGAAGACGTGGTTGTAGAGCGACACGTCGGCGGGCGAAAAGGAGTCGGCCAGCCGCTCGACCAGCGACGCGAAGAGGACTTTCGTCGCCGCCTCCGCCGCCCGCGAGTCGTCGCCCGTGGCGAGCGCCGTCAGCCGCGCGACGCAGTCACGGCGGTAATCGCCCGTCGCGCGAAATTCACTGAGAAACTCCGCGACGAGCGCTTCGGGCCGGGCCGTGTCGGGCGACGTGTCCATCATCAAACCGGAGGCTGATTATCCAACGCGGCGTGATAAGAGACAAGCGGCAAGTGACGCGACCTTGTCACTCGTCACCTGTCACCATAGAATAGGCGCATCGAACCGCAGGGTATGGCCCCCGAAAGTCACAAAGGAGAGGACTCGATGTCGCAATCACCATTTCGCTCATTGGCCCGAGCTCAGAGATCAAAAATCATCCGCCGCCGTGCGCGAACGGCTTCGACGTTGGCGCTTGTCTGCGCGCTGCTCGCGGCCGCCGCGCCGCACGCCTTCGCGCAGACCTTCCGCGGCACCATTCTCGGCACCGTCACCGACCCGCAAGGCGCGGTCGTCACCGGCGCGACCATCACCGCCCGAAACCTTGCCACCGGCGTCGAACGAACGACCGTCACCGACGACGCGGGCAACTTCTCGATCCCCGAGTTGCCGATTGGGTCGTATGAAGTCAAAGTCCAGGCCAGCGGCTTTCAAGCCTACGCCGTCACCGACGTTCAAGTCGCCGTCGCCAGCGAGCGCCGCGTTGACGCGCAGCTTTCGGTCGGCGGCAGCGAGACGGTCAACATTACCGCCAACGCCGTTCAGGTCGAAACCACCAGCAACACGCTCGGCGGAACCATCTCCGGCCGCGACGTGGTAGACCTTCCCATCAACGGGCGCGACTTCACCAAGTTCCTCGTCCTCGCGCCGGGCGCGACGGGCGACCCGTCGGGCGCGACCGATTCGCCCGGCTCGTTCGGCCTCTTCAGCGCCAACGGCAATCGCGGGCGCTCGAACAATTACCTGCTCGACGGCACAGACATGAACGACGGCTATCGCAACCTGCCGGCCATCAACGAAGCCGGCGTCTTCGGCACGCCCGCGACCATCTT
Coding sequences:
- a CDS encoding PfkB family carbohydrate kinase, with the protein product MTILEFTPCADTIFHVRRDADEGYVASDGRAITIKAGAKLRPQAISTYAGGKATNVARVLDRLLTDADAVEAELVVFRPDSAEGRYLHDLQTGALVRVRVRPVIVESRARFCIDLTDPATSEENRVEFNVSPRAMWAESALAAALEFVSRIESDVLLLAGNPPIIESRGAMAVELYARVIAAVRPRVGLISLDAEKAALANCLMAAARPDVVKINEAEYGSVEPALWDGFGGALAVTDARGCRVWQDRSRGAAVRVEGVQT
- a CDS encoding glycosyltransferase family 9 protein, which translates into the protein MMDTSPDTARPEALVAEFLSEFRATGDYRRDCVARLTALATGDDSRAAEAATKVLFASLVERLADSFSPADVSLYNHVFAQVIEHCRRLGGGGAVDAALHRFGLRDEAALLGRAESLRRKRTIRRSRSAGVRRVVVLSRVTLGADVAITSVVISRLEHEFPGAEIVLVGGRKAAELFGGNRRVLFKEIHYRRAGRTLERVLSWLAVTEAAREMTAGLSPDEWLIVDTDSRLTQLGLLPLTEHEANYLFFPSREYGATTDRALGQLAAAWLDEVFDAPRPTLPGVSLRPADIQAASLLTKRLRQSGGRPLVTVNFGVGGNPAKRVSDEFEQSLVAQMIRDGATVILDKGAGADEARRGDAVIAYARREAGASVSELTESHFVETLNRMRDTRLVVWDGGVGRLAALIAQSDFYVGYDSAGQHIAAAAGTPGVTVFAGYSSPRMLDRWRPTGSAASHIIAVDPSRAVDAGEILSATLAALHHYANDHP